The Oceanibaculum indicum P24 genome has a window encoding:
- a CDS encoding DUF924 family protein has translation MTPRDILDFWFGKQASPGYGEKRAVWFEKNENFDEEIRERFLPLVEDALEGGLSTWESDPESCLALIILLDQFPRNLFRGTARAFDGDMRALELAKKALAEGYDRKLLPLQRLFVYLPFEHSEDLADQDRSVALFEKLSQETDDPGWHHYAVLHRDIIACFGRFPHRNTALGREMTEEEKSFLTQPNSSF, from the coding sequence ATGACCCCGCGCGACATTCTGGATTTCTGGTTCGGCAAGCAAGCCTCGCCAGGCTATGGCGAGAAGCGGGCCGTCTGGTTCGAGAAGAACGAGAATTTCGACGAGGAAATCCGCGAGCGCTTCCTGCCGCTGGTGGAGGATGCGCTGGAGGGCGGCCTGTCCACCTGGGAGAGCGATCCGGAGAGCTGCCTCGCGCTCATCATCCTGCTCGACCAGTTCCCGCGCAACCTGTTCCGCGGCACGGCGCGCGCCTTCGATGGCGACATGCGCGCGCTGGAACTGGCGAAGAAGGCGCTGGCGGAGGGCTATGACCGCAAGCTGCTGCCCCTGCAGCGGCTGTTCGTCTATCTGCCCTTCGAGCATAGCGAGGATCTGGCCGACCAGGACCGCTCCGTCGCCCTGTTCGAGAAGCTGAGCCAGGAAACCGACGATCCCGGCTGGCATCATTACGCCGTCCTGCACCGCGACATCATCGCCTGCTTCGGCCGCTTCCCCCACCGCAACACGGCGCTGGGCCGCGAGATGACCGAGGAGGAAAAGAGTTTCCTCACCCAGCCGAATTCGTCGTTCTGA
- a CDS encoding acyl-CoA dehydrogenase family protein — protein MSATPSTQESFPEIREAVRQLCAGFPGEYWREKDRERAYPTEFVQALTEAGYLSVLIPEEYGGSGLGIEAAAAILEEIQKAGCNGAACHAQMYTMGTLLRHGNEAQKKQYLPKIATGELRLQAFGVTEPTAGTDTTSIRTVAVREGDKYIVNGQKVWTSRAEHSDLMILLARTTPKDQVTKKTEGLSVFLVDMKKALGKGLTIRPIRTMLNHATTEIFLDDLEVPAENLIGEEGKGFRYILDGMNAERILIAAECIGDARWFIAKATEYATERKVFGRPIGQNQGIQFPIAKAYAQSEAAALMVERAAQMYDGKIPCGKEANMAKLLAADASWAAADMCLQTHGGFGFAEEYDVERKFRETRLYQIAPISTNLIYAYLSEHVLGLPRSY, from the coding sequence ATGTCCGCCACACCGTCCACGCAAGAGAGCTTCCCCGAGATCCGCGAGGCCGTCCGCCAGCTCTGCGCCGGTTTTCCCGGCGAATACTGGCGCGAGAAGGACCGCGAGCGCGCCTATCCGACGGAGTTCGTGCAGGCGCTGACCGAGGCCGGCTACCTCTCCGTGCTGATCCCGGAGGAATATGGCGGCAGCGGCCTTGGCATCGAGGCAGCGGCGGCGATCCTGGAGGAAATCCAGAAGGCCGGCTGCAATGGCGCTGCCTGCCATGCGCAGATGTACACGATGGGCACGCTGCTTCGGCACGGCAACGAGGCGCAGAAAAAGCAGTATCTGCCGAAGATCGCCACCGGCGAGCTGCGCCTGCAGGCCTTCGGCGTGACCGAGCCGACGGCGGGCACTGACACCACCTCGATCCGCACCGTGGCGGTGCGTGAGGGCGACAAATACATCGTGAACGGCCAGAAGGTCTGGACCAGCCGCGCCGAACATTCCGACCTGATGATCCTGCTGGCCCGCACCACGCCGAAGGATCAGGTGACGAAGAAGACCGAGGGCCTGTCGGTGTTCCTGGTCGATATGAAGAAGGCGCTGGGCAAGGGGCTGACCATCCGGCCGATCCGCACCATGCTGAACCACGCCACCACGGAAATCTTCCTGGACGATCTGGAAGTGCCGGCGGAGAACCTCATCGGCGAGGAGGGCAAGGGCTTCCGCTACATCCTCGACGGCATGAATGCGGAGCGCATCCTGATCGCCGCCGAATGTATCGGCGATGCCCGCTGGTTCATCGCCAAGGCCACCGAATACGCCACCGAGCGCAAGGTGTTCGGCCGCCCGATCGGCCAGAATCAGGGCATCCAGTTCCCGATCGCCAAGGCCTATGCGCAGTCGGAAGCCGCCGCGCTGATGGTCGAGCGCGCGGCGCAGATGTATGACGGCAAGATTCCCTGCGGCAAGGAAGCCAACATGGCGAAGCTGCTGGCCGCCGACGCCTCCTGGGCAGCGGCCGACATGTGCCTGCAGACGCATGGCGGCTTCGGCTTCGCGGAGGAGTACGACGTGGAGCGCAAGTTCCGCGAGACGCGCCTGTACCAGATCGCGCCGATCTCCACCAACCTGATCTATGCCTATCTGTCCGAGCATGTGCTCGGCCTGCCGCGCTCTTACTGA
- a CDS encoding CaiB/BaiF CoA transferase family protein, giving the protein MGALDGLLVVALEQAVAAPLCTAKLADAGARVIKIERTEGDFARGYDDAVKGQASYFVWLNRGKESLTLDIKNPDDKALLERLIAKADVFVQNLAPGATTRAGIGAEELRKRHPSLITVDISGYGEEGPLAEMKAYDLLVQAESGLCSVTGTPEGMARVGVSVGDIGAGMNAYAAVLEALIKRGTTGQGSAIKVSLFDGLADWMNVPYLQYAYGGKAPARIGLGHATIQPYGAYACADGQVMLAIQNEREWARLCAEVLGQPSLATDERFSTNVARCANRPALSEAIEAVFRTLPRAQVVEKLKAAKIAFASVNSVADLVGHPALRLVPVETPEGAVEIVAPAAIVDGMTPGLKPVPAIGQHSEAIRKEFAA; this is encoded by the coding sequence ATGGGCGCACTGGACGGATTGCTGGTGGTGGCGCTGGAACAGGCCGTCGCCGCCCCGCTCTGCACCGCAAAGCTGGCCGATGCTGGCGCGCGGGTGATCAAGATCGAGCGTACCGAGGGCGATTTCGCGCGCGGCTATGACGATGCGGTGAAGGGCCAGGCGAGCTATTTCGTCTGGCTGAACCGCGGCAAGGAATCCCTGACGCTCGATATCAAGAACCCGGACGACAAGGCGCTGCTGGAACGGCTGATCGCGAAGGCCGACGTGTTCGTGCAGAACCTCGCCCCCGGGGCCACCACGCGCGCCGGCATCGGCGCGGAGGAACTGCGCAAGCGCCATCCCTCGCTGATCACCGTCGATATCAGCGGCTATGGCGAGGAAGGCCCGCTGGCCGAGATGAAGGCCTACGACCTGCTGGTGCAGGCGGAAAGCGGGCTGTGCTCGGTCACCGGCACGCCGGAGGGCATGGCCCGCGTCGGCGTGTCGGTCGGCGATATCGGCGCCGGCATGAACGCCTATGCCGCCGTGCTGGAAGCCCTCATCAAACGCGGCACGACGGGCCAGGGCAGCGCCATCAAGGTCTCGCTGTTCGACGGGCTGGCCGACTGGATGAACGTGCCCTACCTGCAATATGCCTATGGCGGCAAGGCGCCGGCGCGCATCGGCCTCGGCCATGCCACCATCCAGCCCTATGGCGCCTACGCTTGCGCCGACGGGCAGGTGATGCTGGCGATCCAGAACGAACGCGAATGGGCGCGGCTCTGCGCAGAGGTGCTGGGCCAGCCCTCCCTCGCCACCGATGAACGCTTTTCCACCAACGTCGCGCGCTGCGCCAACCGCCCGGCGCTGAGCGAGGCCATCGAAGCCGTGTTCAGGACGCTGCCGCGCGCCCAGGTGGTGGAGAAGCTGAAGGCGGCGAAGATCGCCTTCGCCTCGGTCAACAGCGTTGCCGATCTTGTGGGGCATCCGGCGCTGCGCCTCGTCCCGGTGGAGACGCCGGAAGGAGCGGTCGAGATCGTCGCCCCCGCCGCCATCGTGGATGGCATGACACCCGGCCTGAAGCCCGTGCCCGCCATCGGCCAGCACAGCGAGGCCATCCGCAAGGAATTCGCCGCATGA
- a CDS encoding FAS1-like dehydratase domain-containing protein has protein sequence MSIDAEKLQGWIGKRQEVNERLAAWAVHAWNATLDREDEKPKEGDPLPPGAHWIFFHEAARTSQLGEDGHPQRGGFLPPVELPRRMWAGGRLQFLKNLAIGERATRTSEVMSVAVKEGRTGPLVFVTVKHEIAGAEGVAIVEEHDIVYRGWPSEAEKAKQPPAAPPVAEAVWSRELVPTPPLLFRYSALTFNGHRIHYDHPYVTQVEGYPGLIVHGPLMATLLLDLVRREAPEKRLTGFSFRGMSPVFDTAPFHVNGTPKDGGADLWIAGPGNYLGMQATAQFG, from the coding sequence ATGAGCATCGACGCAGAGAAGCTGCAGGGCTGGATCGGCAAGCGCCAGGAGGTGAATGAACGCCTCGCCGCCTGGGCCGTGCATGCCTGGAACGCCACGCTGGACCGCGAGGACGAAAAGCCGAAGGAGGGCGATCCGCTGCCGCCCGGCGCGCACTGGATCTTCTTCCACGAGGCGGCGCGCACCAGCCAGCTGGGCGAGGATGGCCATCCGCAGCGTGGCGGCTTCCTGCCGCCGGTCGAGCTGCCGCGCCGCATGTGGGCCGGCGGACGGCTGCAATTCCTGAAGAATCTCGCCATCGGCGAGCGTGCGACCCGCACCTCCGAGGTGATGTCGGTCGCCGTGAAGGAGGGCCGCACCGGGCCGCTGGTGTTCGTCACTGTGAAGCACGAGATCGCCGGGGCGGAGGGCGTGGCCATCGTCGAGGAGCACGACATCGTCTATCGCGGCTGGCCCAGCGAGGCCGAAAAGGCAAAGCAGCCGCCGGCCGCGCCACCGGTGGCCGAGGCCGTCTGGTCGCGCGAACTGGTGCCGACGCCGCCGCTGCTGTTCCGCTATTCCGCGCTGACCTTCAACGGCCACCGCATCCATTACGACCACCCCTATGTCACGCAGGTGGAAGGCTATCCCGGCCTGATCGTGCATGGCCCGCTGATGGCAACGCTGCTGCTCGACCTGGTGCGCCGCGAAGCGCCGGAGAAGCGCCTGACCGGCTTTTCCTTCCGCGGCATGAGCCCGGTCTTCGACACCGCCCCCTTCCATGTAAACGGCACGCCAAAAGACGGCGGCGCCGATCTGTGGATCGCCGGGCCGGGCAATTACCTCGGCATGCAGGCCACGGCACAGTTCGGATAA
- a CDS encoding PAS domain-containing sensor histidine kinase, which translates to MRAELIEQALEASDVAVVIYDAADRMVVCNQAFRNFYPDWSPHFRTGRLRLDILRDCLVAGLIPPKDEVSGEAWVARLVLERQPPWSNPEQQLADGRWLRGELKQLADGGILVTQVDITADKQREMTLLLQRSEAERAERSKTEFLSNMTHELRTPLNAILGFSELIMGEVNGPLGDPRYRTYAASIRESGEYLLSIINDLLDMAKFNAGRTQLVEARVDIAGIVAAVARMVDGRARNGGVAFQAALEPPVPDLLADERQLKQMLLNLASNAVKFTPSGGEVQITGTMTEEGGYALSVRDTGIGMTEADIPVALSPFGQIDSPLARGHHGTGLGLPLVKSMIEAHGGRLLLSSRPGKGTTATLLFPARRVLTDRAAPVGEQTAK; encoded by the coding sequence ATGCGGGCGGAGCTTATCGAGCAGGCGCTTGAGGCCTCGGACGTTGCGGTCGTCATCTATGACGCGGCGGACCGGATGGTCGTCTGCAACCAGGCCTTCCGCAATTTCTACCCGGACTGGTCGCCGCATTTCCGGACTGGCCGGCTGCGGCTGGATATCTTGCGCGACTGCCTTGTCGCCGGGTTGATCCCACCGAAGGATGAGGTATCGGGCGAGGCGTGGGTTGCCCGGCTGGTGCTGGAGCGCCAGCCGCCCTGGAGCAATCCGGAGCAGCAGCTGGCCGACGGGCGCTGGCTGCGCGGCGAGCTGAAGCAGCTGGCGGATGGCGGCATCCTCGTCACCCAGGTGGACATCACCGCGGACAAGCAGCGCGAGATGACCCTGCTGCTGCAGCGCAGCGAGGCGGAGCGGGCCGAGCGCAGCAAGACCGAATTCCTGTCCAACATGACGCATGAGCTGCGCACGCCGCTGAACGCGATCCTGGGCTTTTCCGAACTCATCATGGGCGAGGTGAACGGGCCGCTGGGCGACCCGCGCTACCGGACCTATGCCGCCAGTATCCGTGAAAGCGGGGAATATCTGCTGTCGATCATCAACGATCTGCTCGACATGGCGAAGTTCAATGCCGGCCGTACCCAGCTGGTCGAGGCGCGGGTCGATATCGCCGGCATCGTCGCGGCGGTGGCGCGCATGGTCGATGGCCGGGCCCGCAATGGCGGGGTTGCGTTCCAGGCCGCGCTGGAACCGCCGGTGCCGGACCTGCTGGCCGACGAACGGCAGCTGAAGCAGATGCTGCTGAACCTGGCCTCGAACGCGGTGAAGTTCACGCCTTCCGGCGGCGAGGTCCAGATCACCGGCACGATGACGGAAGAAGGCGGCTATGCCCTCAGCGTGCGCGACACCGGCATCGGCATGACGGAGGCGGACATCCCGGTCGCGTTGTCGCCGTTCGGGCAGATCGATTCGCCGCTGGCGCGTGGCCATCACGGCACCGGGCTTGGCCTGCCGCTTGTGAAATCGATGATCGAGGCGCATGGCGGAAGGCTGCTGCTGTCCAGCCGCCCCGGCAAGGGCACCACGGCGACCCTGCTGTTCCCGGCGCGCCGCGTGCTGACCGACCGCGCCGCCCCCGTCGGCGAACAGACAGCGAAGTAG
- a CDS encoding GNAT family N-acetyltransferase yields MNLDTIVVRDAREADIPAIRAIYAHHVQHGLASFEETPPDEAEMLRRFRTLKEGGFPYLAAELAGDLVGYSYAGQYRPRPAYRYSVEDSVYVRDGMAGKGVGRALLTALLARCTDMGFRQMIAIIGDSGNHGSIGLHQALGFKDVGTIRSVGFKHGRWVDSVLLQRALGEGDTSLPSSRS; encoded by the coding sequence ATGAACCTCGACACCATTGTGGTCCGCGACGCGCGCGAGGCCGATATTCCTGCCATCCGCGCCATCTATGCCCATCACGTCCAGCACGGGCTGGCCAGCTTCGAGGAGACGCCGCCGGACGAGGCGGAGATGCTGCGCCGCTTCCGCACGCTGAAGGAGGGCGGCTTTCCCTACCTTGCCGCCGAGCTGGCGGGCGATCTCGTCGGCTATTCCTATGCCGGCCAGTACCGGCCGCGCCCGGCCTACCGCTATTCGGTCGAGGATTCGGTCTATGTCCGCGACGGCATGGCGGGCAAGGGGGTGGGGCGCGCGCTGCTGACGGCGCTGCTGGCGCGCTGCACGGATATGGGCTTCCGCCAGATGATCGCGATCATCGGCGACAGCGGCAATCACGGCTCCATTGGGCTGCATCAGGCGCTGGGCTTCAAGGATGTGGGCACCATCCGCTCTGTCGGCTTCAAGCATGGCCGCTGGGTGGACAGCGTGCTGCTGCAGCGCGCGCTGGGCGAGGGCGATACGAGCCTGCCGTCATCCCGTTCCTGA
- a CDS encoding N-formylglutamate amidohydrolase: MTRDTAFPDHPGDNSLAAEIAPAFEVLRPAAGQRLPLVFASPHSGSVYPESLKAASRLTDHALRKSEDCFVDEIVAAAPGLGAPLIRALFPRVYVDPNREPFELDPAMFEGQLPDYANVRSPRVAAGLGTIARIVADGEPIYREKLPVAEAMRRISTCYRPYHAALAALIEETRRRFGFAILVDCHSMPSTGLSPIGSGRGSQKNGRIDTVLGDCFGTACSPAVTERCEALLSGLGYSVVRNHPYAGGYTTRHYGRPREGVHAIQIEINRALYMDERTLERKAHLAVLADQMRQLIVGLGDINLNLLAAE; this comes from the coding sequence ATGACAAGAGACACGGCTTTTCCCGATCATCCCGGCGATAACAGCCTCGCGGCGGAAATCGCACCGGCCTTCGAGGTGCTGCGCCCGGCGGCGGGTCAGCGCCTGCCGCTGGTGTTCGCCTCCCCGCACAGCGGCAGCGTCTATCCGGAGTCGCTGAAGGCGGCATCCCGGCTGACCGACCATGCGCTGCGCAAGTCGGAGGATTGCTTCGTCGATGAGATCGTCGCGGCCGCCCCCGGCCTCGGCGCGCCGCTGATCCGCGCGCTGTTTCCGCGCGTCTATGTCGATCCCAACCGCGAGCCGTTCGAGCTGGACCCGGCAATGTTCGAGGGCCAGCTGCCGGACTATGCCAATGTGCGCTCGCCGCGGGTGGCGGCTGGGCTGGGCACCATCGCGCGCATCGTTGCCGATGGCGAGCCGATCTATCGGGAAAAGCTGCCGGTGGCGGAGGCGATGCGCCGCATCTCCACCTGCTATCGCCCCTATCACGCCGCCCTGGCCGCGCTGATCGAGGAGACGCGGCGGCGTTTCGGCTTCGCCATCCTGGTCGATTGCCATTCCATGCCCTCCACCGGCCTGTCGCCGATCGGCAGCGGCCGCGGTTCGCAGAAGAACGGGCGCATCGACACCGTACTGGGCGATTGCTTCGGCACGGCCTGCTCGCCGGCGGTCACCGAACGCTGCGAGGCGCTGCTGAGCGGCCTTGGCTATTCGGTGGTGCGCAACCATCCCTATGCCGGCGGCTACACCACGCGCCATTACGGCCGCCCGCGCGAGGGCGTGCATGCCATCCAGATCGAGATCAACCGCGCGCTCTACATGGACGAGCGGACGCTGGAGCGCAAAGCCCACCTGGCAGTGCTGGCGGATCAGATGCGCCAGCTGATTGTCGGTCTGGGAGACATCAACCTGAACCTGCTGGCCGCCGAATGA
- a CDS encoding acyltransferase domain-containing protein, with amino-acid sequence MSESASARPVVFCFAGQGAQYFRMAADLYEQEPVFRDWMRIGDALLRDRFGYSLIAEIYGPDRRIGDPFDRLAVSHPALFLVQYAVARAVMQRGLRPDLLLGVSLGEFVAMSVAGMLPFEEALLHVADQPARFEASCAPGGMVAALAPPALWREEPELAQNSEIAGISSDGHFVLSAPAGALETIEATLRARSVAFQRLPVGFAFHSRWIDPAAEACRAASAGLRLAAPFWPCWSSCLGGPLDPANLPPDFLWRIVRDPMDLRGCFTVLEKRGWEERGGARYVDLSPSGTLAALARQNKAASSASQTLALLSPFGGNMKRLEGVGKTV; translated from the coding sequence ATGAGTGAGTCCGCCTCCGCCCGCCCGGTGGTGTTCTGCTTCGCCGGCCAGGGCGCGCAGTACTTCCGCATGGCGGCGGACCTGTACGAGCAGGAACCGGTGTTCCGCGACTGGATGCGGATTGGCGATGCGCTGTTGCGGGACCGGTTCGGCTATTCGCTGATCGCGGAAATCTATGGGCCGGACCGCCGCATCGGTGACCCGTTCGACCGGCTGGCGGTCAGCCACCCTGCGCTGTTTCTGGTGCAGTATGCGGTGGCGCGGGCGGTGATGCAGCGCGGCCTGCGCCCCGATCTGCTGCTGGGCGTCAGCCTGGGCGAGTTCGTCGCCATGAGTGTCGCCGGCATGCTGCCGTTCGAGGAGGCGTTGCTGCATGTCGCCGATCAGCCGGCCCGGTTCGAGGCAAGCTGCGCGCCCGGTGGCATGGTCGCGGCACTGGCGCCGCCCGCGCTGTGGCGCGAGGAGCCGGAACTGGCGCAGAACAGCGAGATCGCGGGCATCAGTTCCGACGGGCATTTCGTGCTGTCGGCGCCGGCCGGGGCGCTGGAGACGATAGAGGCAACGTTGCGCGCTCGCTCGGTCGCGTTCCAGCGCCTGCCGGTGGGCTTCGCCTTTCATTCCAGATGGATCGATCCGGCGGCGGAGGCCTGCCGCGCCGCCTCGGCCGGGTTGCGGCTCGCGGCACCCTTCTGGCCCTGCTGGTCGAGCTGCCTGGGTGGGCCGCTGGACCCAGCGAACCTGCCGCCCGACTTCCTGTGGCGCATCGTGCGCGACCCGATGGACTTGCGCGGCTGCTTCACAGTCCTGGAAAAGCGGGGATGGGAAGAGCGGGGCGGCGCCCGCTATGTCGATCTCAGCCCGTCGGGCACGCTGGCCGCTCTGGCGCGGCAGAATAAGGCGGCGTCCTCCGCGTCCCAGACCCTGGCGCTGCTGTCGCCCTTCGGCGGCAATATGAAACGGCTTGAGGGGGTGGGGAAGACGGTCTGA
- a CDS encoding YcjF family protein, translated as MATKSTDSGSAADTKTAAVSGADGVARALSGESKIKSYVIASTAAAIVPVPLFDIAAVTAIQLRMIQKLSQLYGTPFSESAVRNVITALAGGVLGYGVGAAVAISMTKAIPGIGWMLGMVSMPVIAGGSTYAIGRAYLKHFEEGGSVFDFDVESMRSYYDEQFEKGKKLAAKVKAEARKRSAEADFEEAPAA; from the coding sequence ATGGCCACGAAATCCACCGACAGCGGCAGTGCTGCCGACACCAAGACGGCCGCAGTTTCCGGCGCTGACGGCGTGGCACGCGCGCTCAGCGGCGAGAGCAAGATCAAGAGCTATGTGATCGCCTCGACCGCGGCGGCCATCGTGCCGGTTCCGCTGTTCGACATCGCCGCCGTCACGGCGATCCAGCTGCGCATGATCCAGAAGCTGTCCCAGCTGTATGGCACGCCCTTCTCCGAGAGCGCCGTGCGCAACGTCATCACCGCGCTGGCCGGTGGCGTGCTTGGCTATGGCGTCGGTGCTGCGGTTGCGATCAGCATGACCAAGGCGATCCCGGGCATCGGCTGGATGCTGGGCATGGTTTCCATGCCGGTGATTGCCGGCGGCTCGACCTACGCCATCGGTCGCGCCTATCTGAAGCATTTCGAGGAGGGCGGCTCGGTCTTCGACTTCGATGTCGAGAGCATGCGCAGCTACTATGACGAGCAGTTCGAGAAGGGCAAGAAGCTGGCCGCCAAGGTCAAGGCTGAGGCCCGCAAGCGCTCCGCCGAGGCCGATTTCGAGGAAGCGCCCGCCGCCTGA